A single region of the Blattabacterium cuenoti genome encodes:
- a CDS encoding acyl-CoA reductase: protein MIKTFNELGSFLREFKKFYANDKYISKNFKIFFTPFKKELKKITIKNSWFRIEDLLITIDHWGMILKKEKLENWINKYSLNEKKNNLKKVLVIMPGNIPMVGFHDFLCVLFSGHNIIIKLSQEDNLLIPFLCKIIIFKKPILKYRIKFTKNIFYERFDYVIASGNNNTARYFEFFFRKNPILIRKRRISIAVLQNNEKEKELINLIKDILTYSGRGCRNVGKIFIPYDYNIHFILKKSFVSEYITKNYKYKDNYKYNLSIYTMNKIPIIKNNFLILKEEKNYYSPISVVYYEFYKDLNKLREIIKKNNQYIQCIVSNNFLQKEINFGKTQYPKLEDFSDGIDTIKFLN, encoded by the coding sequence ATGATAAAAACTTTTAATGAATTAGGATCTTTTTTAAGGGAATTTAAAAAATTTTATGCAAACGATAAATATATTTCTAAAAATTTTAAAATTTTTTTTACTCCTTTTAAAAAAGAATTGAAAAAAATAACTATAAAAAATAGTTGGTTTAGAATAGAAGATTTATTAATAACTATTGATCATTGGGGAATGATTCTTAAAAAAGAAAAACTAGAAAATTGGATTAATAAATACTCTTTAAATGAAAAAAAAAATAATTTAAAAAAAGTTCTCGTTATTATGCCTGGGAATATCCCCATGGTAGGGTTTCATGATTTTTTATGTGTTCTTTTTTCAGGACATAATATAATCATTAAATTATCTCAAGAAGATAATTTATTAATTCCTTTTTTATGCAAAATAATAATATTTAAAAAACCTATATTGAAATATAGAATAAAATTTACAAAAAATATTTTTTATGAAAGATTTGATTATGTCATAGCTAGTGGAAACAATAATACGGCTCGTTATTTTGAATTTTTTTTTAGAAAAAATCCTATTTTAATTAGAAAAAGAAGAATATCCATCGCAGTTTTACAAAATAATGAAAAAGAAAAAGAATTAATTAATCTAATAAAAGATATACTAACTTATTCTGGAAGAGGATGTAGAAATGTAGGAAAAATATTTATTCCTTATGATTATAATATTCATTTTATTTTAAAAAAATCATTTGTATCTGAATATATAACAAAGAACTATAAATATAAAGATAATTATAAATATAATCTATCTATTTATACCATGAATAAAATTCCTATTATAAAAAATAATTTCCTAATTTTAAAAGAAGAAAAAAATTATTATAGTCCAATATCTGTAGTTTATTATGAATTTTATAAAGATTTAAATAAATTAAGAGAAATAATTAAAAAAAATAATCAATATATACAATGTATTGTATCTAATAATTTTTTACAAAAAGAAATTAATTTTGGCAAAACACAATATCCAAAATTAGAAGATTTTTCAGATGGAATTGATACAATTAAATTTTTAAATTAA
- the ribD gene encoding bifunctional diaminohydroxyphosphoribosylaminopyrimidine deaminase/5-amino-6-(5-phosphoribosylamino)uracil reductase RibD, with protein sequence MIYKEIFMKRAIQLAKNGLGLTSPNPMVGCVIERNGLVLSEGWHYKNGMDHAEVKAINRIKNENLFLDSTLYVTLEPCVHFGKTPPCVDLIIKKHIPRVIIGIKDPFNKIKGLGIKKLRESGIEVIENVLKNQCRILNKRFFTFYEKNRPYIILKWAQSYDGFITFKGKKNTCISGIYAKQLNHKWRSEEDSILVGKKTVLNDNPKLNVREWFGYNPIRIFIDKKLNISTSFFILDGTQRTIVFTEKKKENKKNTEYVQISFDKKIINHILNHLYKKKILSLIVEGGKKTLESFIKKNIWDECRIFICKKILKNGLIAPKIKGKIFKKIYLDNQDQLVIKFHEI encoded by the coding sequence ATGATATATAAAGAAATTTTTATGAAAAGAGCTATACAATTAGCAAAAAATGGATTAGGATTAACTTCTCCTAACCCAATGGTTGGTTGTGTTATAGAGAGAAATGGTTTAGTTCTTTCAGAAGGATGGCATTATAAAAATGGAATGGATCATGCAGAAGTAAAAGCTATTAATAGAATTAAAAATGAAAATTTATTCCTTGATTCCACTCTTTATGTAACATTAGAACCATGTGTTCATTTTGGAAAAACCCCACCTTGTGTTGACTTAATAATTAAAAAACATATTCCAAGAGTAATCATAGGAATTAAAGATCCTTTTAATAAAATTAAAGGATTAGGAATCAAAAAATTAAGAGAATCTGGAATAGAAGTTATAGAAAATGTTTTAAAAAATCAATGTCGTATTTTAAATAAACGTTTTTTTACTTTTTATGAAAAAAATCGTCCTTATATTATTTTAAAATGGGCTCAAAGTTATGATGGTTTTATAACTTTTAAAGGTAAAAAAAACACTTGTATTAGTGGAATATATGCAAAACAATTAAATCATAAATGGAGATCTGAAGAAGACAGCATTCTAGTAGGTAAAAAAACTGTATTAAATGACAATCCTAAATTAAATGTTAGAGAATGGTTTGGATACAATCCTATTAGAATTTTTATTGATAAAAAATTAAACATATCTACTTCTTTTTTTATTTTAGATGGGACTCAACGTACTATTGTTTTTACAGAAAAAAAAAAAGAAAATAAAAAAAATACAGAATATGTTCAAATTTCTTTTGATAAAAAAATAATCAATCATATTTTAAATCATTTGTATAAAAAAAAAATATTGTCACTAATTGTGGAAGGTGGAAAAAAAACCTTGGAAAGTTTTATAAAAAAAAATATTTGGGATGAATGTAGAATTTTTATATGTAAAAAAATATTAAAAAATGGTCTTATAGCTCCTAAAATAAAAGGAAAAATATTTAAAAAAATATATCTTGATAATCAAGATCAATTAGTTATAAAATTTCATGAAATTTAA
- a CDS encoding shikimate dehydrogenase family protein, giving the protein MRKKNKNYKFIFGLIGKGISHSFSRDFFLKKFKKESIIHTDYKNFDIPNIENVLLILQNPCLKGCNVTIPYKTSIIPFLTKIMPKAEYIGSVNVIKIKNKSIIGYNTDVSGFEFSFKKNMNSFLEKKNLKALILGTGGVSKTVSFVLKKLQISYIHISRKKNKNFLSYDDIDKNLLKQYKIIINCTPLGTFPNINSYPPLPYQYISSEHYFYDLVYNPNKTLFLKKAEEKGAIIKNGLEMLHIQAEESWKIWNSK; this is encoded by the coding sequence ATGAGAAAAAAAAATAAAAACTATAAATTTATTTTTGGATTAATTGGAAAAGGAATTAGTCATTCTTTTTCAAGAGATTTTTTTTTAAAAAAATTTAAAAAAGAATCCATTATTCATACAGATTATAAAAACTTTGATATTCCAAATATAGAAAATGTATTATTAATATTACAAAATCCATGTTTAAAAGGATGTAATGTTACCATCCCTTATAAAACAAGTATTATTCCTTTTTTAACTAAAATTATGCCTAAAGCAGAATACATAGGATCTGTAAATGTTATAAAAATAAAAAATAAATCTATAATAGGTTATAACACAGATGTTTCAGGGTTTGAATTTTCTTTTAAAAAGAATATGAATTCATTTTTAGAAAAAAAAAACTTAAAAGCATTAATTTTGGGGACTGGTGGAGTTTCTAAAACGGTTTCATTTGTTTTAAAAAAATTACAAATATCCTATATACATATTTCTAGAAAAAAAAATAAAAATTTTTTATCTTATGATGATATAGACAAAAATTTGTTAAAACAATACAAAATTATTATCAATTGCACTCCCTTAGGAACATTTCCCAATATAAATTCTTATCCTCCTTTACCTTATCAATATATTTCTTCTGAACATTATTTTTATGATTTAGTTTATAATCCAAATAAAACCTTATTTTTAAAAAAAGCGGAAGAAAAAGGAGCTATCATTAAGAATGGATTAGAAATGTTGCATATTCAAGCAGAAGAATCTTGGAAAATATGGAATTCAAAATGA
- the rpsU gene encoding 30S ribosomal protein S21 produces the protein MILITTVREGESIDKALKKCKKKFDKTRILKEFREKQQYIKPSEGRRNKILKAKYRERIKLKKEE, from the coding sequence ATGATTTTAATTACTACAGTTAGAGAAGGAGAATCCATTGATAAAGCTTTAAAAAAATGTAAAAAAAAATTTGATAAAACTAGAATTTTAAAAGAGTTTAGAGAAAAACAACAATACATAAAACCTTCTGAAGGAAGGAGGAATAAAATATTAAAAGCAAAGTATAGAGAACGTATAAAATTAAAAAAAGAAGAATAG
- the recG gene encoding ATP-dependent DNA helicase RecG gives MYCNIFKKSIENLKGLSLKKAYLFNTELNLYTYEDLLFFYPKGYIQLLTFKKISELSNNNNNNFVRILGKITNIEEINFKKKKGKIFIARLEDKTGFIELVWFQKINFNIKKNIIMMVLGKIKFFQKKIQIIHPIIHTNIKKFKFFKKDFYIYPLYSIPKNMKEKGINNSFMINLLQNLIKELKNNIKEFFFEKFIDKKLMSRKNALIQIHFPESFESLLQAQYSLKFEELFLLKLFFLSKKRTAYSNPFLKLGKNFHNFYKNFLPFTLTEEQKKVFKEIWNDLKKPIQMNRLLQGEVGCGKTIIAILSMLIALDNGFQSCLMAPTEVLAIQHFSSIKKMFSKIGIKIALLTSSTSNSIRKYLYHEIFTGKISILIGTHTLIQEKVKFKNLGLAIIDEEQRFGVIQRTKIWEKNNKHPHILIMTATPIPRTLAKIIYHDLNISVIKQLPLERKPVKTIHFWNYNRNQAFDIIKNQISKGRQIYVVYPTINNSSRSRNKNLIKGYQEIKEKFKNLKIGILHGEMNCQEKNMQMNQFLCGKTKILIATTIIEVGVDVPNASVILIENADFFGLSQLHQLRGRVGRGKHKSYCIMITDHNKISTEGYFRIKKMCDINQGLEIAKEDLKLRGGGDLIGTKQSGKNYFRIINLIKDYKLIKDVFPIAKIFFKKNPNYLKYTKYIYKYYKKYK, from the coding sequence ATGTACTGCAATATTTTTAAAAAATCTATAGAAAATTTAAAAGGATTAAGTTTAAAAAAAGCTTATTTATTTAATACGGAATTAAATCTTTATACATACGAAGATTTACTTTTTTTTTATCCAAAAGGATATATACAGTTATTAACTTTTAAAAAAATATCAGAATTATCAAATAATAATAATAATAATTTTGTACGAATACTAGGAAAAATAACTAATATTGAAGAAATAAATTTTAAAAAAAAAAAAGGTAAAATATTTATAGCACGTTTAGAAGATAAAACAGGATTTATTGAATTAGTTTGGTTCCAAAAAATAAATTTTAATATAAAAAAGAATATTATAATGATGGTTTTAGGAAAAATAAAATTTTTTCAAAAAAAAATTCAAATTATTCATCCAATCATTCATACAAATATTAAAAAATTTAAATTTTTTAAAAAAGATTTTTATATATATCCTCTTTATTCTATTCCAAAAAATATGAAAGAAAAAGGAATTAATAATTCTTTTATGATTAATTTATTACAAAATTTAATAAAAGAATTAAAAAATAACATAAAAGAATTTTTTTTTGAAAAATTTATTGATAAAAAATTAATGTCAAGAAAAAATGCTTTAATTCAAATTCATTTTCCAGAATCTTTCGAAAGCTTATTACAAGCTCAATATTCTTTAAAATTTGAAGAATTATTCTTACTAAAATTATTTTTTTTATCAAAAAAAAGAACGGCATATAGTAATCCATTTTTAAAATTGGGAAAAAATTTTCATAATTTTTACAAAAATTTTTTGCCTTTTACTTTAACAGAAGAACAAAAAAAAGTATTTAAAGAAATATGGAATGATTTGAAAAAACCAATTCAAATGAATAGATTATTGCAAGGAGAAGTAGGATGTGGAAAAACTATAATAGCTATATTATCAATGCTTATTGCTTTAGATAATGGATTTCAATCCTGTTTAATGGCTCCAACTGAGGTTTTAGCTATACAACATTTTTCTTCTATAAAAAAAATGTTTTCTAAAATTGGAATTAAAATAGCTTTATTAACAAGTTCGACCTCTAATTCTATACGAAAATATCTCTATCATGAAATATTTACAGGAAAAATTTCCATTTTAATAGGAACACATACTTTAATACAAGAGAAAGTTAAGTTTAAAAATTTAGGATTAGCAATCATAGATGAAGAACAACGTTTTGGTGTAATACAAAGAACTAAAATTTGGGAAAAAAATAATAAACATCCTCATATTCTTATTATGACAGCTACCCCTATTCCTAGAACCTTAGCAAAGATTATTTATCATGATTTAAACATTTCTGTTATTAAACAGTTACCTTTAGAAAGAAAACCTGTAAAAACTATACATTTTTGGAATTATAATAGAAATCAAGCTTTTGATATAATAAAAAATCAAATTTCAAAGGGAAGACAAATATATGTTGTATATCCCACTATAAATAATTCTTCAAGAAGTAGAAATAAAAATTTAATAAAGGGATATCAAGAAATAAAAGAAAAATTTAAAAATTTAAAAATTGGAATTTTACATGGAGAAATGAATTGTCAAGAAAAAAATATGCAAATGAATCAATTTTTATGTGGAAAAACTAAAATTTTGATAGCTACTACAATCATAGAAGTGGGAGTAGATGTTCCTAATGCATCAGTAATTTTAATAGAAAATGCAGATTTTTTTGGATTATCTCAATTACATCAATTAAGAGGAAGAGTAGGAAGAGGAAAACATAAAAGCTATTGTATTATGATTACTGATCATAATAAAATAAGTACAGAAGGTTATTTTAGAATTAAAAAAATGTGTGATATTAATCAAGGGTTAGAAATAGCTAAAGAAGATCTTAAATTACGTGGTGGGGGAGATTTAATAGGAACTAAACAAAGTGGAAAAAATTATTTTCGTATTATAAATCTTATAAAGGATTATAAACTTATAAAAGATGTTTTTCCAATTGCTAAAATTTTTTTTAAAAAAAATCCTAATTATTTAAAATATACAAAATATATATATAAATATTACAAAAAATATAAATAA
- a CDS encoding ATP-dependent helicase: protein MSLNSNQRKIIETINGPILVLAGAGSGKTRVITHRIVHMIQNVGINPSNILALTFTKKASIEMKNRISNMLDKKDLDKITLGTFHSIFSIILRKESHWIGYRYNYSIYDHKDSENVIKRILEDINFDISLKPKEIRIKISEYKNNLYNKNLKIKKSECFIKIYESYIKRCFQADALDFDDILLKTNDLFFYFPKILKKYQKKFKYILIDEYQDTNSSQNSIVKYLASYHNNIFVVGDDSQSIYAFRGANISNILNFHIDYNNAKIFRLEQNYRSTNYIVQASNNIISFNKNQIFKKIWTKNEKGEKLKIYCAFSEKEEAQYIASFILSIKKKTKFEYKNFAILYRANMQSHVIEYALKEKNIPYKIYGSISFEKRKEIRDFLAYLRVITNPKDEESLLRIIKKINTRIVKTILNLSKKIEIQIYEIIKNIDNYQFSLSINKNTKKQFNKLFLKIEKWRTKLGKINAYIIAKKVVNFLLEIDSKNYSNEDFKYILDNIFHYVHEQEKLKNGDISLFGFLQYFYLEINENINEKNEENKVSLMTVHLSKGLEFSIVFIAGLEENLFPAKSSLDDPLQIEEERRLFYVALTRAQKIAVLTYTKYRYLWGKRKVNIPSRFINELNRNFIEIKNKNNLCLEKKIINYFN, encoded by the coding sequence ATGTCTTTAAATAGCAATCAACGTAAAATCATAGAAACCATTAATGGTCCTATCCTTGTTCTTGCTGGAGCAGGATCAGGAAAAACTCGTGTTATTACACATCGTATTGTTCATATGATTCAAAACGTAGGAATAAATCCTTCTAATATTTTAGCTTTAACTTTTACTAAAAAAGCTTCTATAGAAATGAAAAATCGTATTTCTAATATGTTAGATAAAAAGGATTTAGATAAAATTACATTGGGGACTTTTCATTCTATATTTTCTATAATTTTGAGAAAAGAATCTCATTGGATAGGATACAGATATAATTATTCTATTTATGATCATAAAGATTCAGAAAATGTGATTAAAAGAATATTAGAGGATATAAATTTTGATATATCCTTAAAACCTAAAGAAATAAGAATAAAAATATCTGAATACAAAAATAATTTATACAATAAAAATTTAAAAATTAAAAAATCAGAATGCTTTATTAAAATATATGAATCTTATATAAAACGTTGTTTTCAAGCAGATGCATTAGATTTTGATGATATTTTACTTAAAACTAATGATTTATTTTTTTATTTTCCAAAAATTCTTAAAAAATATCAAAAAAAATTTAAATATATATTAATTGATGAATATCAAGATACTAATTCATCTCAAAACTCTATTGTGAAATATTTAGCATCTTATCATAATAATATTTTTGTAGTAGGAGATGATTCTCAAAGTATTTATGCTTTTCGTGGCGCAAATATTTCAAATATTTTAAATTTTCATATTGATTATAATAATGCTAAAATTTTTCGTTTAGAACAAAATTATCGTTCCACAAATTATATAGTTCAGGCATCCAATAATATTATTTCTTTTAATAAAAATCAAATTTTTAAAAAAATATGGACAAAAAATGAAAAAGGAGAAAAATTAAAAATATATTGTGCTTTTTCTGAAAAAGAAGAAGCACAATATATTGCTTCTTTTATTCTTTCAATAAAAAAAAAAACAAAATTTGAGTATAAAAATTTTGCTATTCTATATAGAGCAAACATGCAATCGCATGTTATAGAATATGCTTTAAAAGAAAAAAATATTCCATATAAAATATATGGATCTATTTCATTTGAAAAAAGAAAAGAAATTAGAGATTTTTTGGCTTATTTAAGAGTTATTACTAATCCAAAAGATGAAGAATCTTTATTACGTATTATTAAAAAAATAAATACAAGAATTGTAAAAACTATATTAAACTTATCTAAAAAAATAGAAATTCAAATTTATGAAATTATAAAAAATATTGATAATTATCAATTTTCGTTGAGTATAAATAAAAATACAAAAAAACAATTTAACAAACTTTTTTTAAAAATAGAAAAATGGAGAACGAAACTGGGGAAAATAAATGCATATATAATAGCAAAAAAAGTTGTTAATTTTTTGTTAGAAATAGATTCAAAAAATTACAGTAATGAAGATTTTAAATATATACTTGATAATATCTTTCATTATGTACATGAACAAGAAAAATTAAAAAATGGAGATATTAGCTTATTTGGATTTTTGCAATATTTTTATTTGGAAATAAATGAAAATATTAATGAAAAAAATGAAGAAAATAAGGTTTCATTAATGACGGTTCATCTATCCAAAGGATTAGAATTTTCTATTGTTTTTATTGCAGGATTAGAAGAAAATTTATTTCCTGCAAAATCAAGTTTAGATGATCCATTACAAATAGAAGAAGAACGTCGTTTATTCTATGTCGCTTTAACCAGAGCACAAAAAATAGCTGTGCTAACTTATACAAAATATAGATATTTATGGGGGAAAAGAAAAGTAAATATTCCCAGTCGTTTTATTAATGAACTTAATAGAAATTTTATTGAAATAAAAAATAAAAATAATCTATGCTTAGAAAAAAAAATAATAAATTATTTCAATTAA
- a CDS encoding cation diffusion facilitator family transporter: MEDSKKIKLNFGLQKIIFFVAIVLFFIKLITWYITSSLSIFSDAIESFINIISGFIGLCSFYISSLPKDNNHPYGHGKIEFISTAIEGFLIFFVGITIFINTFIRVKYHMYGIFLPKLDYGIFLMSFTAIINYFLGFLACKIGHKNGALTLIASGKHLKIDTYSTLGIVIGLILLNITKCIWIDPIISIIFSSVILYTGLKLLRNAIAGIMDEYDKKLLKKLSLYLNEKKDIYWIDLHHLKVIKYGSALHVDCHLTVPWFFNIKEANHEVKKLTQFTEEKFGSKVELSVHVDACSNNHCIFCLNHFCQGRKKFFPKKIFWTLDKISNSKKNTPIKVD; the protein is encoded by the coding sequence ATGGAGGATTCAAAAAAAATTAAATTAAATTTTGGGTTACAAAAAATAATTTTTTTTGTAGCTATTGTTTTATTTTTTATTAAGTTAATAACTTGGTATATTACTTCTTCACTTTCTATATTTAGTGATGCAATAGAAAGTTTTATAAACATAATTAGTGGTTTTATAGGATTATGTAGTTTTTATATCTCTTCTTTACCTAAAGATAATAATCATCCATATGGTCATGGAAAAATAGAATTTATATCAACAGCAATAGAAGGATTTTTAATTTTTTTTGTTGGAATCACTATTTTTATAAACACTTTTATACGTGTTAAATATCATATGTATGGAATTTTTTTACCAAAATTAGATTATGGAATATTTTTAATGTCTTTTACTGCGATTATTAATTATTTTTTAGGTTTTTTAGCATGCAAAATAGGACATAAAAATGGGGCTTTGACGTTAATAGCCAGTGGAAAACATCTTAAAATAGACACTTATTCAACTTTAGGAATAGTTATAGGATTAATATTATTAAATATTACCAAATGTATATGGATTGATCCTATTATTTCTATTATTTTTTCATCCGTAATTTTGTATACAGGATTAAAATTATTAAGAAATGCGATAGCTGGAATTATGGATGAATACGATAAAAAACTTTTAAAAAAATTATCATTATATCTTAATGAAAAAAAAGATATTTATTGGATTGATCTTCATCATTTAAAAGTTATTAAATATGGAAGTGCTTTGCATGTTGATTGTCATCTAACTGTTCCATGGTTTTTTAATATAAAAGAAGCTAATCACGAAGTTAAAAAATTAACCCAATTTACTGAAGAAAAATTTGGATCTAAAGTAGAGTTATCTGTACATGTAGATGCTTGTTCCAATAATCATTGTATCTTTTGTTTAAATCATTTCTGTCAAGGAAGAAAAAAATTTTTTCCTAAAAAAATTTTTTGGACTTTAGATAAAATATCTAATTCCAAGAAGAATACCCCTATTAAGGTAGATTGA
- a CDS encoding DUF4290 domain-containing protein — MEYNINRLKLVIPEYGRNIHKMIDYAIQIKNRKKRNRCAWGIIKLMTDSTNPRFNKSIPYFQHKLWNQLFIMSKYQLDIDPPFPKPNPEKIQVSYFNKKIVYPEYLNNFRYYGKIIRNMIHVAVHCKNKQKKEGLFYAIANTMKKNYLRWNKNIVEDDIIFQDLKKLSKGKICLINTDPLLQCSHILRYKKKNFSRIEKSMKWGYLK; from the coding sequence ATGGAATATAACATTAATCGTTTAAAATTGGTAATCCCAGAATATGGAAGAAATATTCATAAAATGATAGATTATGCTATACAAATAAAAAATAGAAAAAAAAGAAATCGCTGTGCATGGGGCATTATAAAATTAATGACAGATTCTACTAATCCTAGATTTAATAAATCTATTCCTTATTTCCAGCATAAATTATGGAATCAATTATTTATTATGTCAAAATATCAATTGGACATAGATCCCCCTTTTCCAAAACCAAATCCAGAAAAAATACAAGTTAGTTATTTTAATAAAAAAATAGTGTATCCAGAATATTTAAATAATTTTAGATATTATGGTAAAATAATAAGAAACATGATTCATGTTGCAGTACATTGTAAAAATAAACAAAAAAAAGAAGGATTATTTTATGCTATAGCTAATACAATGAAAAAAAATTATTTAAGATGGAATAAAAATATAGTAGAAGATGATATTATATTTCAAGATTTAAAAAAACTTTCAAAAGGTAAAATTTGTTTAATTAATACAGATCCATTATTACAATGTTCTCATATTTTAAGATACAAAAAAAAAAATTTTTCTAGAATAGAAAAAAGTATGAAATGGGGATATTTAAAATAA
- the murA gene encoding UDP-N-acetylglucosamine 1-carboxyvinyltransferase, translated as MGIFKIKGGFPLKGEIKPQGSKNESLQVLCAVLLTTEKLRIKNIPDIGDIKCLMKILRDIGVLIKKNGVGDYTFQAKNIDIEYLNTKKFREYGKSIRGSIMIAGPLLTRFRKVCIPIPGGDRIGRRRLDAHLTGLKLLGSYISYDKESQYFVLHTKNNNSLIGEYILMEEASITGTANVIMAATLAKGKTTVYNAACEPYIQQLCKLLKKMGAKIRGIGSNLIHITGVKELGSATHTVLPDMVEIGSWIGLSAITCSEIRIKNVSWDNLGIIPNTFQKMGIQLEKEKDDIYIPSKKYYEIKKLLNNAILTISDAPWPGLTPDLLSILTVVATQAKGSILIHQKMFESRLFFVDKLIEMGAQIILCDPHRATIIGLNHKSHLRGTILNSPDIRAGISLLIAALSAQGTSIIKNIEQIDRGYENIDQRLRFLGAKIVRME; from the coding sequence ATGGGGATATTTAAAATAAAAGGAGGTTTCCCTTTAAAAGGAGAAATAAAACCACAAGGTTCTAAAAATGAATCTTTACAGGTTTTGTGTGCCGTATTATTAACTACAGAAAAATTAAGAATAAAAAATATTCCAGATATAGGAGATATTAAATGTTTGATGAAAATACTTAGAGATATAGGGGTTTTAATAAAAAAAAATGGGGTTGGAGATTATACTTTTCAAGCTAAAAATATTGATATTGAATATTTAAATACGAAAAAATTTAGAGAATATGGAAAATCAATTAGAGGCTCTATTATGATTGCTGGACCACTACTAACTAGATTTAGAAAAGTTTGTATACCTATTCCTGGAGGAGATAGGATAGGAAGAAGACGTTTAGATGCTCATTTAACAGGATTAAAATTATTAGGAAGTTATATATCTTATGATAAAGAATCTCAATATTTTGTTTTACATACAAAAAATAATAACAGTTTAATAGGAGAATATATTTTAATGGAAGAGGCTTCTATTACGGGAACAGCTAATGTAATTATGGCTGCAACCTTGGCTAAAGGAAAAACTACTGTTTACAATGCTGCTTGTGAACCATACATTCAACAATTATGCAAATTGTTAAAAAAAATGGGGGCAAAAATAAGAGGAATAGGATCTAATTTAATTCATATAACTGGAGTAAAAGAGTTAGGGAGTGCTACACATACTGTATTACCTGACATGGTTGAAATAGGAAGTTGGATAGGATTATCTGCTATTACTTGTTCAGAAATACGAATTAAAAATGTTAGTTGGGATAATTTAGGAATAATCCCAAATACATTCCAAAAAATGGGAATACAATTAGAAAAAGAAAAAGATGATATTTATATTCCATCAAAAAAATATTATGAAATTAAAAAATTATTAAATAATGCAATATTAACAATATCTGACGCTCCATGGCCTGGATTAACGCCAGATTTATTAAGTATTTTAACTGTAGTCGCTACTCAAGCTAAAGGAAGTATCTTAATTCATCAAAAAATGTTCGAAAGTAGATTATTTTTTGTAGATAAACTTATTGAAATGGGTGCGCAAATTATATTATGTGACCCTCATAGAGCTACTATTATTGGTTTAAATCATAAATCTCATCTTCGTGGAACTATATTAAATTCTCCAGATATAAGAGCTGGAATTTCTCTTCTTATAGCCGCTCTTTCTGCTCAAGGAACTAGTATAATAAAAAATATAGAACAAATAGATAGAGGATATGAAAATATAGATCAAAGATTACGTTTTTTAGGGGCAAAAATCGTAAGAATGGAATAA
- the greA gene encoding transcription elongation factor GreA, protein MEKFEYITKEGLKKLQKKIERLENIERPKISMQIAEARDKGDLSENAEYDAIKEAQGFLEMNIAKLKKKLSNARIIDGSQINRTRVSILSTVRVKNLTYGGEQIYTLVPEGEADLKSGKISINTPISTGLLGKQVGQIAHIKLPNKMILDYEILEIAFNE, encoded by the coding sequence ATGGAAAAATTTGAATACATAACCAAAGAAGGATTAAAAAAATTACAAAAAAAAATAGAAAGGTTAGAAAATATAGAACGTCCAAAAATATCTATGCAAATAGCAGAAGCTAGAGATAAAGGAGATCTTTCAGAAAATGCAGAATATGATGCAATAAAAGAAGCACAAGGATTTTTGGAAATGAATATAGCTAAATTAAAAAAAAAATTATCTAACGCACGTATTATAGACGGTTCGCAAATAAATAGAACTAGAGTTTCTATTCTTTCTACAGTAAGAGTGAAAAATCTAACTTATGGAGGAGAACAAATATATACTTTAGTACCAGAGGGAGAAGCTGATTTAAAATCAGGAAAAATTTCCATAAATACACCTATATCTACAGGATTATTAGGAAAACAAGTAGGACAAATTGCTCATATAAAGTTACCTAACAAAATGATACTTGATTATGAAATTTTAGAAATAGCGTTTAATGAATAA